ATACTGCCAGTCTTTGCCGATTACCGCAGCCTCGCCTGCGGACAGAAAAAACAGCATACCAAAAAAGAGACACAATACAACTACGCTTATCCGCTTCATCGTCTGCGCCTCCTTCTGCAAAAACTGCCTTCCTTTGCTATATAATTAGATATTACCCGGTAAAATTCCTTTATTCTGATTCCTCATCACTGTAGAGATTTTTGAACCAGTGCAAATTGCTCTTCGGTTCCCGGCATACCCGGTTGCGCCCCGTGCGCTTAGCCATATAGAGAGCATCATCCACCCGCTTTAAGAGCTGTGTCTCCGAATCATCCGCACCATGCCAGGATGCCACGCCCAGACTGCAGGTAATGCGAATCTTGCCGTCATAGAGCGGCGTGCTCTCCACCTTTTGGCGCAGCCGCTCCGCAATCATCATGGCCTCCTCACCAGTGCAATGACGGAACAGGATGATGAATTCCTCACCGCCCCAGCGGACCAGCACATCCTTCTTCTTGATATTGTGCCGGATTACCTCCGCAAAACCGGCCAGCACTTCGTCTCCAACCTCATGGCCGTAAGTGTCATTAACTGTCTTGAAAAAGTCGATATCCAGCATAATCACGGAGAAGGGCTCCTCCTCATTCTTATGCTGCAGGATTTCCGTGGCCAGCACAATCTCCAGCTTATTGCGGTTGTAGCACTTGGTCAGATTGTCCATGGTGGCCTTTTCTATGGCCTGGCTTACCTCCTGCTTAAGACCGGCCTCACGGTTCATCAGCATGCGTTCCCGCTTAATCTGATGGCGCATGATAAAGGCCACGAATACACAAAGCGAAAGGGTGGTATAGGGCAGTAAATAGCCATCAACTACATACCAGTGGCGATAAAGGGAAATGCCATCCAATGTGCCGGCTCCCGCCATAAAGAGCAGGGGCACTGACACCGCCCTTGCATACATATTGCCCTGATGGGCAGAACGGGCAATGGCATATAGTGCTGCCATTTCCAGCAGCGGCAGGAATGTATAGAGGAGCACCCTGCCCCGGCTCATGCCGTTGAAGCCCAAAAACTCTGCGCCCACGGTGATAAACAAAAGCACCGCATAGATGAGTACCGTCCAGCGCACCATCTTCTTGTAGCTTCTGTCCACCACCTGAAAGATTACGATATTGGCCAGAAGCGGCAGCAGATACTCCGACATCTGCATACTGAAGCGCCAGAACAGCGGCGCATCCAGCACATACTGCTTGGAATTGGTGGCACAAATCATCCAGATAATGAACACCGTGATAAAGGCAATAAAGGAATTATAGAGTCTTTTGGGCGCAGCAGGACTGGTGGCGTAAATCATCATCATCACCAGCATGAACACCGCCAACGGAATATTCATCAAATAGGGCACATCCTGACGGAAGATGCGCAATACCTGTTCCACATTGCCATCCAGCCAAATCTGGCCAAAGTACCCCAAGGTAGCATCCGAGGCCGAATAAGCATGAATCCTTAGTTCCCTGCCCCCGCTGCCATCCGGAATACTCACGATATGCCAGCGCTGTCCATAGGACATAAAGGCAGGCCGCATCTCCCCATAGGTATAAATACAGCTATCGCCCAGCCAGACTTCAAAAGCCTGATCGCGGGACTGAATCAGAAGCGACGCATCCCGCGGCATATCCTGTGGCAAATTGGTCTTGAGCCATACCTGCTGCGTATCGCTTTCCACCGGCGGATTCTGCGGGAAATCAAAAGGGCGCCAGGGCTCCCCTGCCGCTGCGCCTTCCTCTGTCTGCCAGAACCATTGCCCAGCCAATTCAGCCGCTATCCCCCGCATGGGCAGCAGCAGTATGCATACAAAAAAGAGGGAACAGGCCAGCCATAGCAATAAGGCCGTGCCTTTCAAAGCCGACTTTAATTGCAAGGTTATCCCTCCCTCTTTGTTTGTTTTAATTTAATTTATGCCAGCACGCGGGCAAGGCGTACCAGTTCCGGATTCAGCGTCTTGGTGTTGTTTACGGCATCAAAGAGATTTACGCCCACAACCTTGCCTTCATTGAAACCAAAGACCACATTGGTTGCACCGGAGATAATGGCAAGCGCTGCCTTCTCACCCAGCATGGAAGCCTTGATACGGTCTTCAATGGTCGGAGAACCACCGCGCTGAATGTGACCAAGTACGGATACGCGGGTATCGATGCCCGTCTTGTCCTCAACCACCTTGCCGAGGCCCACAGCAGAGCCAGCGCCTTCTGCTACCACGATAATGCTGTAGCGCTTGCCGGCATCATACATAGCCTTGAGTTCATGGCAGATTTCATCGAGGTCATATTTCACTTCCGGTACGAGCACGTATTCAGCACCGCCAGCGATACCAGCCATCATAGCCAGCCAGCCGGAGTTACGGCCCATAACCTCTACGAGCATGATGCGGCGATGAGCCGAAGCCGTATCGCGCAGCTTATTGATGGCATCGACAATGGTGTTGGCAGCCGTATCGCAGCCGATGGTGTAATCCATGCCCCAAACGTCGTTGTCAATCGTGCCCGGCAGGCCGACAATCGGCATGCCCGTTTCCTTGGACAGGAGAGAGCCACCAGTCAGAGAGCCGTCACCACCGATGATAACGAGGCCCTCAATGCCGCGTTTCACCAGATTATCAAAGCCCTTCTTGCGGCCTTCGGGAGTCTTGAACTCCATACTGCGGGCCGTGCCCAGGAAGGTGCCCCCTCGCTGAATCATATCGGACACGCTGCGGCTCGTAAGCTCTTCGATATTATCGTCAATCATGCCGGCATAGCCGTCATAGATGCCGTATACCTTTACCCCTTCATGCAGGGCAGTACGTACTACAGCGCGAGCTGCCGCATTCATCCCCGGGCTGTCGCCACCAGAGGTCATTACGGCAATTGCTTTTTTAATCATGCAAACATCTCTCCTATATAGAAATCCATAACAAACAAAACTAATTCAAAACATAACTATCTTTATTTTACGCAAGTCACTAGCAAATGTAAAGTATTTCCGCGCAATTTGTCGGGCTTAACACGAAAAACCTTCCCCGCAGGGAAGGTTTTTCTATAAAGTTTCTAAATTACACCTTCATGATGCCCAGAGCATAGCAGATGATGCCCAGTGCGAAGAGACCGAAGATAATCCAGATTGCGTTGACTTTACGCTTCAGGAGTGCCATGCAGGCAAAGGTCATGAGCAGAGGAACGAGGCCCGGCATCAGCTGGTCGAGGATACCCTGAACCGTCGTTACCACATGTTCGCCCTTAGCATTGGTGATTTCAGATACAACTACCGGAATGTTAACGGACGTCCATTTGTTAACGAGCGCGCCCATTACGAACAGACCGAGGATGGAAGCACCTTCCGTAATCTTCTGCAGCTTGTTGCCAGCCACATCCTGTACAACATCCGTACCTTTGGCATAGCCGTACTTAATACCGTACCAGCGAACGCCCAAACGAATCAGGTTGAAGAGAACGAAGAACAGGATTGGGCCGATGATGCTGCCGGTCATAGCAAAGGAAGCACCGAGAGCAGCCGTAATCGGACGGAGCGTACCCCAGAAAATCGGGTCACCAACACCAGCCAGAGGGCCCATCATACCAACTTTGATACCGTTGATAACACCGTCGGGAATGTCAGCACCGTTGGCCTTCTTTTCCTCGAGAGCGGCCGTGATACCGATAATCGGAGCAGTTACGAACGGCTGCGTGTTGTAGAATTCCAGGTGACGTTTGATAGCCTGCTTCAGTTCTTCACCTTCATAGAGACGGCGCAGGATAGGAACCATACCGAAGCAGTAGCCCAGGCCCTGCATACGTTCCATGTTCCAGGAAGCCTGCAGGAAGTTAGAACGGACGAAAGTCCAGAAAAAGTCGCTAGAAGTAATCTTCTTTTCCATTATATTATCCTCCTCAAGTTTCAGCTCAGTGCAAAATTAGTCCAGTTCGTCGTCAAGGTCGCTGGAGCTTGCAGCGGCAGCAGCCGGAGCAGCAGCAACTTCAGAATACTTCGGGTTGAGCTGGATGTAAACCACAGCGCAAACGAGGCCGATAACGCCCAGAGCAACCAGGTTGAAGTTCGTGAAAGCAGCGACAACGAAACCGAGGAAGAAGAACGGCATGAGGTACTGTGCGCCCATCATGTTGATAACCATTGCATAACCAACAACTACGATGAAGCCACCAGCAACCTGCAGACCACCGGAGATAACGGGAGGAATAGCATTGAGCATGTCCTCAACAGCGCCCGTACCAACCGTCATAGCAACGAGCAGAGCGGGGATACCAACGCGGAGACCCTGCAGCAGCAGTGCGCCGTAGTTGCAGAGGTCGATACCGAAGAGGTTGCCTTCTTCAGCATAATCATCAGCTTTGTGCTGGAATACCACGGAAACCGTCTTACAAATGATAGCCAGAACCTGACCAGCAGCAGCCAGCGGCATAGCGATTGCGATACCCGTTGCCACATCCTGATGGCTGGCAATTACGAGAATTGTGGAAATTACAGATGCCAAAGCTGCATCCGGAGCGATTGCCGCGCCGATGTTCATCCAGCCCAGAGCCATCATTTCCAAAGTACCGCCAATGATAATACCGGTAGTCATATCGCCTAAGATAAGTCCAGTAACGGTGCAAGCAATCAGCGGACGGTGAGTCTGCATTTCATCGAGGCAGGAACCCATACCCGCAATTGTTGCAAAAATAAAGATTAACAAAATTTGCATAGTGCCCATTATATATTCCCTCCATTATGATAATCCTGCGGTGACGGGCCGGCATACACCCCAGCCCGCCGCCGCAAAAATACGGCCAATTATTTGAGGACATCCATCAGCATGACTTTCTTATCCGTGTCAACCTTGCGGATTTCCAGTTCAATGCCTTTTTCATTCAGCTTCTTGAAGGATTCGATATCCTGATCGTCAACGGAAACAGCGCCCGTAATCTGATGCTTGCCTTCGTGGAAGCTCATGCCGCCGATGTTAACGCTCTTGATGTCTACGCCATGTTCTACCATGTAGAGAACGCTGGTCGGGTTCGTGAAGAGCAGCAGGCATTTTTCGTTTTCGTATTTCGGGTTGTTGTAAACGCGAACAGCTTTTTCGAGGTCTACAACGTGGGATTTGATACCAGCCGGAGCAACCTGTTTCAGAAGCGTTGCGCGGATGGTGTCTTTTGCCACATCATCATCGCAAACGATGATGCGGGTGCAGCCCGTAACCTTGGACCAAACGGTTGCTACCTGACCATGAATCAGACGGTCATCAATTCTTGCAAGTACGATATTCATTACAGTTCATCCTCCTCATCATCGGCAATCTGGCTGGCATGGAACGTCTGCAAACCGCTGCGGCCTGCTTCTACGGCGCGTTCCATCAGAGCTTTGATGTCAGAACCATCATCAGCCAGCTGAGCGCTGCACATCTCGATGAGCATCGGCAGGCTTACGCCGGTAACAATGCCATAATTTTCGTTGCTGATTACCAGACGGCAAGCAGCGTTGTACGGGCTGCCACCGAACAGGTCGTTCAGGAACAGCACACCATCCTTGCAGTCAAGGCCTTTGATGGCTTCTTCGTACTTAGCCACCACATCGTCCGGGCCTTCACCAGGAACCAGCGTTACAGCTGCAACATTTTTCTGTTCACCGCAAATCATTTCACAGGAACGAACCAGTTCTTCTGCGAAGATGCCATGCGTACCAACAATAATACCAAACATTCTTTCTACCTCCTAAACAATTTCCCCTAAATTCATATTTATGGTTGAATTTGAACGTTTTTGGCTTTTTTTGCCTTACGCCCCTATATAATGCAAGATGCGTGCCAACTTTGTGTATCAAAAACGAAATTTTATGTTTTCGTTTGTTTTTCCGTGGTTTTCACGTTTTTTCAGAATAATAATCTTGTTTATGATACTATAATTCTTGTTTTGATACACTTCGATACACTATTCAATACTCTTTTCCTAAAAATGACCCTCATCATGATAAAAAAAATACACTATGACAAATGTCATTGTCATAGTGCATTATCTGTATCAGAGCATATTCGCCATAAAATAATACTCATCTTCGTCAAAACGTAATTTCAGTGTTTCATCGAAGATTTTGGCCGCTCTTTTGAGTGCCATGAGTTTCTTTTCATCTACGGCTGACTTGTCTTCCTTATATACCAGCGGGCTGCGGGTCACCACGCGCTCCAAGGCACAACCGCAGTGCACGAGCAGGCGCACCCGCAGGGGATTGGAGAGTTTTAACTGCAGGTCTGCTTCCAGTGACTTGTCAAATTCCAGCAGCACACTCATGATTTTGGCAGGATTCAAATAAGTAAGGAACCGTTGCAGGGATTCTTCGCAGAGCCGCTGCACCACCATGTTCCCCTTCCCCTTGCCCTCGCTGGGGGACAAACTCGTTTCCAGCACCGACTCACTGTCAAAGACCAGCTCGGTAAGCAGCCGCTCCCCTTCGCCGTCAATCAGCTGTTCCAAGGGAATAAACGGCACGTTCATGGCAGGCTTCTTCATGCCCACCGCCGCCACAATGCGGTATTCCTTGGCGATTTCCGCCAACCGGTCATCCATATGCAGAACGCCAATGGGAATGACCTCGATAATCCGTCCCGCATGACGCAGTACATCTTCCACGAGCGCCTTGAGTTTCATGGCCGCACCGTGTCCCGAGGAACAGATGGTCACAATGGCTTCCTGTGTATTAATGGGCAGCTCATGTGTATCAACTGCCTCATAACCTTTGAAACTCAACAAGGATTCATAGATACTATCCAAATCCATGCCGGCAATATCCACCTTGCGCATGGCTTCGAGTATCAGCGGCGTGGAAACCATATCCAGCGTGCGCACAGGAATCTTGAGCCGCTCGGCCAGCATGGCCCCGATATTGCAGAGGGATCCCATATCTGCAAGAATGAGTACCCCCTTCTGACATTCCATGCCCTTGAGCATGGCCGCCGTCTGTTCGAGTATATCCTGTGGATTAACCTCCAGCGGCATATCAATGGCAATGATGTTGGTATCCGTGGAGCTGAACAGCCGCTTGGCCACATCCACCATGGAACTGGCCGTAGCCTTTCCGTGAGTGGCCACCAGAATGATGATTTTTTCTTCCAAGTCATCATCATCCGAGGATTCCAACAGCAGCGCGATATACTCAATCTCAGCCTGCGGTACCTTCACATGGTAGTGCTTTTCAATCAGCGCGCCCAGTTCCTCCGCCACCCGCATATAGTCCGAATCCTTGGGGATGGCCCCTTCGATTTCCGTGTAGGGAATGGACTCCTGTGCCTTGACCCGCTTGAGGAAGGCCGACAGATGCAGGCTGAACGCATACAGGAACCGGTCACGGTAACTGCGGTTGAGCCGTTTCTGCACATAGAGAGAAATCTGCTCGGAAAAATCCACCAGCGCCTCATCCACAATCTTTAAGAGCCGTTCCCGGGTGGTCATGTTGACGGAATGCTTCTTATTATACAGTTCCTTTACGTAGACATTCACATCCGTGGCTACAATCTGCTTGACGAGCTCATCACTGATGCCTTCTCCTTTGAGCAAGGCCACCTTATCTTCCACGACCTGATAGAGGTTGAAGCCTTCCCGGCTGCCCTCGTCATCCACCTTGAACTTGCCGCCCGGTGGAGACACGAGCAACGGTTCGCTGACATACTGGGTCAGCTCCGCCAAAGCCTGACGGTTGGCCGAAAGGGTCAGCAGCCCATCCCGCACCCCCAAAGGCAGCATGCGGAAGTCCGCCTCGATAAAACTCGGATTGTCAATGCCGTTCAAAAAAGCCTGCGCACAGAGCAATTTGATGTTGGATTTCAGCTGCCCCACATTGCCGCTGCCGATACTGCCAATCAAAGCCTTGACGGCTTCCACGCTGATGCGCACCGGCTTCTTGACCCGCTGGGCTTCTTCCATAAAGAGCAGCTTCAAAATATCGAGCTTTTCTTCCAAGGTGCGTTCCGACAACGGCTTAATGGTAATGATGTTGGGAATACGGCGCACAAAAGTCTTGGTCAGCGCCGAATTGGGGTCCTCGGTGGTAGCCCCGATAATCAGCACCTTGGCCTTGCGGCTGCGGGTGGTTTCCCCCAAACGGTTAAAGGTGCCCGTATCCATAAAGTAGAAAATCATTTCCTGCCCTTCCGGTGGCAGGCGGTGAATTTCGTCCAGGAATAGCACGCCGCCGTCCGCTTCTTCCACCAGACCGGCTTTCGCCGTATCCGCTCCCGTAAACGCACCCTTGATATGGCCGAACACATGGGAGATTAAGAGCTGCGGATTGTTGTAGTAATCCGCGCAGTTAAAAGTGATAAACGGCGCATCTTCGGAGAAGCGCTTCATGGCCTTGCCATACGCAAACATCATATGGGCAAAAAGCGTCTTGCCGACACCAGTCTGGCCGACAATCAGCGTATGCAGGCCATCCGGCGGATAGAGAATCGCCGCCTTGCCCTGCTCTACCTGCCGCTTGAGGCTCTTATCCGCACCAATCAGCCGGGCAAAAGGATTGGCTTCTTCTTCCGCATCACTGGCAAACAGCCGCTTGCACTCCTCCACATCACGGAACTGCAAAGGCCCCTGCCCCAATTCTGTCCCCAACAACTCCGCTAGTGTCTCCCTGTCAAAATACCGCACCGGCCGTCCGGTAAACTTCACAATCTTGTCCTGCCGGTGCAGTTCATTTAATTCCTTGGACACATTATTCCGCAGAATATCCAGCTCCGCCGCAATCTCCTGGGCATCAAAACCGATTTGCCCTGTCAAATCCTTGGCCTTAATCGCTGCGGAACGCTCCTGTATATAAGTCAAAATCCGCTCACTGCGTTTCAACTGTATCACACCCCTTCGATACTCTTTCTAAATCATATAACAGAGTATCAAAAAAGGCAAGCAACCGATAAGCTCGTTGCTTGCCTTTTTTCTTTAATAACGCTGTCTATCTTTGAGCGCCCGTTCTACTTCGCGTTTTGCGGCTTTCTCATGCAAATCCTGCCGCTTGTCGTAGTTGTGCTTGCCCGAAGCCAAAGCCAGTTCGAGCTTGGCCTTGCCATTCTTGAAGTAAATCTTGAGCGGCACGAGGGTAAAGCCCTTTTCCCGCGTCTTGGCGAAAAGCTTGACGATTTCGCTCTTGTGCATCAGGAGCTTGCGGGGGCGCAAAGGGTCATGGTTGAA
The Selenomonas ruminantium AC2024 DNA segment above includes these coding regions:
- the pfkA gene encoding 6-phosphofructokinase; its protein translation is MIKKAIAVMTSGGDSPGMNAAARAVVRTALHEGVKVYGIYDGYAGMIDDNIEELTSRSVSDMIQRGGTFLGTARSMEFKTPEGRKKGFDNLVKRGIEGLVIIGGDGSLTGGSLLSKETGMPIVGLPGTIDNDVWGMDYTIGCDTAANTIVDAINKLRDTASAHRRIMLVEVMGRNSGWLAMMAGIAGGAEYVLVPEVKYDLDEICHELKAMYDAGKRYSIIVVAEGAGSAVGLGKVVEDKTGIDTRVSVLGHIQRGGSPTIEDRIKASMLGEKAALAIISGATNVVFGFNEGKVVGVNLFDAVNNTKTLNPELVRLARVLA
- a CDS encoding mannose/fructose/sorbose PTS transporter subunit IIB — its product is MNIVLARIDDRLIHGQVATVWSKVTGCTRIIVCDDDVAKDTIRATLLKQVAPAGIKSHVVDLEKAVRVYNNPKYENEKCLLLFTNPTSVLYMVEHGVDIKSVNIGGMSFHEGKHQITGAVSVDDQDIESFKKLNEKGIELEIRKVDTDKKVMLMDVLK
- the smpB gene encoding SsrA-binding protein SmpB, translating into MGKKNIGMKVVCENRKARHDYFIHETYETGLALQGTEVKSLRAGKANLKDSYAMIKNGEIFVENMHVSPYDQGNIFNHDPLRPRKLLMHKSEIVKLFAKTREKGFTLVPLKIYFKNGKAKLELALASGKHNYDKRQDLHEKAAKREVERALKDRQRY
- a CDS encoding PTS sugar transporter subunit IIA, translating into MFGIIVGTHGIFAEELVRSCEMICGEQKNVAAVTLVPGEGPDDVVAKYEEAIKGLDCKDGVLFLNDLFGGSPYNAACRLVISNENYGIVTGVSLPMLIEMCSAQLADDGSDIKALMERAVEAGRSGLQTFHASQIADDEEDEL
- a CDS encoding PTS mannose/fructose/sorbose transporter subunit IIC, translating into MGTMQILLIFIFATIAGMGSCLDEMQTHRPLIACTVTGLILGDMTTGIIIGGTLEMMALGWMNIGAAIAPDAALASVISTILVIASHQDVATGIAIAMPLAAAGQVLAIICKTVSVVFQHKADDYAEEGNLFGIDLCNYGALLLQGLRVGIPALLVAMTVGTGAVEDMLNAIPPVISGGLQVAGGFIVVVGYAMVINMMGAQYLMPFFFLGFVVAAFTNFNLVALGVIGLVCAVVYIQLNPKYSEVAAAPAAAAASSSDLDDELD
- the manZ gene encoding PTS mannose transporter subunit IID, which codes for MEKKITSSDFFWTFVRSNFLQASWNMERMQGLGYCFGMVPILRRLYEGEELKQAIKRHLEFYNTQPFVTAPIIGITAALEEKKANGADIPDGVINGIKVGMMGPLAGVGDPIFWGTLRPITAALGASFAMTGSIIGPILFFVLFNLIRLGVRWYGIKYGYAKGTDVVQDVAGNKLQKITEGASILGLFVMGALVNKWTSVNIPVVVSEITNAKGEHVVTTVQGILDQLMPGLVPLLMTFACMALLKRKVNAIWIIFGLFALGIICYALGIMKV
- a CDS encoding sensor domain-containing diguanylate cyclase produces the protein MQLKSALKGTALLLWLACSLFFVCILLLPMRGIAAELAGQWFWQTEEGAAAGEPWRPFDFPQNPPVESDTQQVWLKTNLPQDMPRDASLLIQSRDQAFEVWLGDSCIYTYGEMRPAFMSYGQRWHIVSIPDGSGGRELRIHAYSASDATLGYFGQIWLDGNVEQVLRIFRQDVPYLMNIPLAVFMLVMMMIYATSPAAPKRLYNSFIAFITVFIIWMICATNSKQYVLDAPLFWRFSMQMSEYLLPLLANIVIFQVVDRSYKKMVRWTVLIYAVLLFITVGAEFLGFNGMSRGRVLLYTFLPLLEMAALYAIARSAHQGNMYARAVSVPLLFMAGAGTLDGISLYRHWYVVDGYLLPYTTLSLCVFVAFIMRHQIKRERMLMNREAGLKQEVSQAIEKATMDNLTKCYNRNKLEIVLATEILQHKNEEEPFSVIMLDIDFFKTVNDTYGHEVGDEVLAGFAEVIRHNIKKKDVLVRWGGEEFIILFRHCTGEEAMMIAERLRQKVESTPLYDGKIRITCSLGVASWHGADDSETQLLKRVDDALYMAKRTGRNRVCREPKSNLHWFKNLYSDEESE
- a CDS encoding sigma-54-dependent transcriptional regulator codes for the protein MIQLKRSERILTYIQERSAAIKAKDLTGQIGFDAQEIAAELDILRNNVSKELNELHRQDKIVKFTGRPVRYFDRETLAELLGTELGQGPLQFRDVEECKRLFASDAEEEANPFARLIGADKSLKRQVEQGKAAILYPPDGLHTLIVGQTGVGKTLFAHMMFAYGKAMKRFSEDAPFITFNCADYYNNPQLLISHVFGHIKGAFTGADTAKAGLVEEADGGVLFLDEIHRLPPEGQEMIFYFMDTGTFNRLGETTRSRKAKVLIIGATTEDPNSALTKTFVRRIPNIITIKPLSERTLEEKLDILKLLFMEEAQRVKKPVRISVEAVKALIGSIGSGNVGQLKSNIKLLCAQAFLNGIDNPSFIEADFRMLPLGVRDGLLTLSANRQALAELTQYVSEPLLVSPPGGKFKVDDEGSREGFNLYQVVEDKVALLKGEGISDELVKQIVATDVNVYVKELYNKKHSVNMTTRERLLKIVDEALVDFSEQISLYVQKRLNRSYRDRFLYAFSLHLSAFLKRVKAQESIPYTEIEGAIPKDSDYMRVAEELGALIEKHYHVKVPQAEIEYIALLLESSDDDDLEEKIIILVATHGKATASSMVDVAKRLFSSTDTNIIAIDMPLEVNPQDILEQTAAMLKGMECQKGVLILADMGSLCNIGAMLAERLKIPVRTLDMVSTPLILEAMRKVDIAGMDLDSIYESLLSFKGYEAVDTHELPINTQEAIVTICSSGHGAAMKLKALVEDVLRHAGRIIEVIPIGVLHMDDRLAEIAKEYRIVAAVGMKKPAMNVPFIPLEQLIDGEGERLLTELVFDSESVLETSLSPSEGKGKGNMVVQRLCEESLQRFLTYLNPAKIMSVLLEFDKSLEADLQLKLSNPLRVRLLVHCGCALERVVTRSPLVYKEDKSAVDEKKLMALKRAAKIFDETLKLRFDEDEYYFMANML